A single region of the Tigriopus californicus strain San Diego chromosome 8, Tcal_SD_v2.1, whole genome shotgun sequence genome encodes:
- the LOC131884982 gene encoding XK-related protein 6-like has protein sequence MAVDFLPICDLLFNIASVMTYFCDIAFNVIAIYLLERQEGFQIWFVLLALALATSIIVCQLFSLKWYMDQEWNEHRALTWTVIVGLHLGMSAMFWRYSRLLFLPIEMDVVKREMRNLSLLRMMHAFIHSIFTIFILGYLTALDQMSAIQMEVVYCAMATSLINICWALASFNKNIKKSNLHKLILTWIGVILQFLWRAGTVTSRMFALVVYTTVHGAWVGLFLILHWLCMFVWLVLQQRNLHNQTWTKTDWLKCSILAYVYEVDFVHLDDDSAKVKIVMYYLIILVENALLYVIWSINVRTRLIYSAGEIRTALLVTTLPYLGGLLVMILYYNVFHVSLNRDKGEREGDRNGVRPFKDGGNATVFNCSLYSTGAAMTKKKKIPRLIPPPPIPQVTGSGTGAPPTPVGPMPKPFWKMPLPNQSNHLFHPSSNPEHQLHHSGTVPDSLSYDNFSPSPNERSFNYDSSGDQADTESGREHDMLYNYSKRSARRKARCTRETPM, from the exons ATGGCCGTGGATTTCTTACCCATCTGCGACCTGCTCTTCAATATCGCGTCCGTGATGACTTACTTCTGCGACATCGCGTTCAACGTGATTGCCATTTATTTGCTGGAAAGGCAAGAGGGCTTCCAAATCTGGTTTGTTCTTCTGgcattggccttggccacgTCCATCATCGTGTGCCAATTGTTCTCCTTGAAGTGGTACATGGACCAAGAATGGAACGAGCATCGTGCTTTGACGTGGACCGTGATTGTCGGACTTCATCTCGGGATGAGTGCCATGTTTTGGCGGTATTCACGCCTTCTATTCCTGCCCATTGAGATGGATGTGGTGAAACGGGAGATGCGCAACCTGAGTCTTCTTCGTATGATGCACGCCTTCATTCACAGCATCTTCACCATCTTCATCTTGGGCTACCTCACGGCTCTCGACCAGATGAGTGCCATTCAAATGGAAGTGGTCTACTGCGCCATGGCCACTTCTCTCATTAACATTTGTTGGGCATTAGCCTCGTTTAATAAGAACATTAAGAAGTCCAACCTGCACAAACTGATCCTGACGTGGATCGGAGTCATCTTGCAATTCCTATGGCGAGCCGGAACGGTCACGTCTCGGATGTTCGCCCTGGTGGTGTACACCACGGTCCATGGGGCGTGGGTGGGTCTCTTTTTGATCCTCCATTGGTTGTGCATGTTCGTGTGGTTGGTTCTACAGCAACGCAATCTTCataatcagacttggaccaagaCTGATTGGCTCAAGTGTTCCATTCTGGCCTATGTGTATGAAGTGGACTTTGTTCACTTGGACGACGACAGTGCCAAGGTCAAAATCGTCATGTACTACCTCATCATCCTCGTGGAGAACGCTTTACTATACGTGATCTGGTCGATCAACGTCCGGACGCGTCTCATTTACAGTGCGGGTGAGATCCGCACCGCCCTCCTGGTGACCACATTGCCCTATTTGGGTGGACTCTTGGTCATGATCCTGTACTATAACGTCTTTCACGTGTCTCTGAATCGGGATAAGGGCGAGCGTGAGGGCGACCGAAATGGTGTCCGGCCCTTTAAAGACGGCGGCAATGCCACGGTGTTCAATTGCTCGCTGTACTCCACGGGTGCGGCcatgacgaagaaaaagaaaattcctCGTCTTATCCCACCGCCGCCCATCCCACAAGTGACTGGAAGTGGGACGGGAGCCCCGCCTACCCCTGTGGGCCCCATGCCAAAGCCCTTTTGGAAGATGCCTCTTCCGAACCAATCCAATCACCTCTTCCACCCCTCGAGCAATCCGGAGCACCAGCTTCATCACTCCGGAACTGTACCTGATTCATTAAGCTATGACAATTTCAGTCCCAGTCCCAATGAGAGAAGTTTTAACTATGACTCCAGCGGGGATCAAG CGGACACGGAATCGGGACGCGAACACGACATGCTCTACAATTACTCCAAGCGCTCAGCCCGAAGGAAAGCCAGATGCACTCGTGAAACTCCTATGTGA